A genomic segment from Anabas testudineus chromosome 6, fAnaTes1.2, whole genome shotgun sequence encodes:
- the ccdc33 gene encoding coiled-coil domain-containing protein 33: MKASKKTKSLSNPAATKPGSASVELQKDEYNLPTHDALAQILPDYLVSEAKNELQNATHQEQKKPNINRTFKTHHPHKRAPLCAFEDDPHMERLTDLQTKEVENYRAAMRKMAEDIILLRTQIGALEAENSQLRSDLSLHQDLGQDLLSDTDIDVMTKAEMCDRISSLKFKLASETSKVASQRDRIQQLQNELIKKNDSEKELLKLQRIHRQQEQLQQHQNHSAKVASLEATVKQQEKVIEKMEKALDSKLRERNRQSGDKRLVLKKHRGESDCRKDEIESALAAENARLREELERTRQQPPTVVIQQSAQTKEILPLKERLTLLNKLEKAEARVQTLEAQLEENSRLWGRQKQEMLTKLSEHSHGFVHTTVLRNVSSDR; this comes from the exons ATGAAGGCCTCAAAGAAGACAAAATCACTCAGCAACCCTGCAGCTACAAAGCCAGGCTCTGCCAGTGTGGAG CTTCAGAAGGATGAATATAACCTGCCAACCCATGACGCGCTGGCGCAGATCCTACCAGATTACCTGGTTAGCGAAGCAAAGAATGAACTCCAAAATGCAACACATCAGGAACAGAAGAAGCCAAACATAAACcgcacatttaaaacacatcatcCACACAAACG AGCCCCTCTGTGTGCATTTGAAGATGATCCCCACATGGAGAGGCTCACCGACCTCCAAACAAAG GAGGTGGAAAACTATCGTGCAGCCATGAGAAAGATGGCAGAAGACATCATACTGCTGCGGACACAGATTGGGGCTCTGGAGGCAGAAAACAGCCAGCTCCGCAGTGATTTGTCTCTGCATCAGGACCTTGGCCAAGATCTGCTGAGTGACACAGACATCGACGTCATGACCAAGGCTGAGATGTGTGATCGTATCT CCTCTCTGAAATTCAAGTTGGCCAGTGAGACCAGTAAGGTTGCATCGCAAAGAGACAGGATCCAACAGCTCCAGAATGAGCTGATCAAG aaaaatgacagcgagaaggagctgctgaaacTTCAGAGAATCCACCGGCAACAGGAGCAACTACAGCAACACCAGAATCACTCGGCAAAGGTGGCCAGTTTGGAGGCCACAGtgaaacagcaggaaaag GTCAttgagaagatggagaaagCATTAGATAGCAAactcagagagagaaatagacaAAGTGGTGACAAAAGGCTGGTGTTGAAAAAGCACAGAG GTGAGAGTGACTGCAGAAAGGATGAGATAGAGTCGGCCTTGGCAGCAGAAAATGCTCGTCTCAGAGAAGAGCTGGAGAGGACTCGCCAGCAACCTCCCACTGTCGTTATACAGCAGTCAGCACAG ACAAAAGAGATACTGCCACTGAAGGAGAGACTAACTTTACTAAATAAGTTGGAGAAAGCTGAAGCAAGAGTGCAAACATTGGAGGCTCAG CTGGAGGAGAACTCTAGATTATGGGGGAGacagaagcaggaaatgttGACCAAACTGAGTGAGCACAGTCACGGCTTTGTCCACACCACAGTCCTTCGTAATGTTTCTTCGGACCGTTGA
- the LOC113165250 gene encoding cholesterol side-chain cleavage enzyme, mitochondrial, producing MARWSMWHKPVTRSVSWIEELTTSGGRCSRSTVVKQACSESSSIVKPFSEIPGLWKNGVGNLYNFWKLDGFRNLHRIMLHNFNTFGPIYREKIGYYESVNIIIPEDAAILFKAEGHYPKRLKVEAWTLYRDYRNRKYGILLKNGEEWRSNRVILNKEVISPKMLGNFVPLLDEVGQDFVTRVNRKIERSGQNRWTSDLSQELFKYALESVSSVLYGERLGLMLDYIDPEAQHFIDCITLMFKTTSPMLYIPPRLLKQIGAKVWRDHMEAWDGIFNQADRCIQNIYRQLRQETGPSKKYPGVLASLLMLDKLSIEDIKASVTELMAGGVDTTSITLLWTLYELAKHPSLQEELRAEVAAARAAAQGDMLEMLNRIPLVKGALKETLRLHPVAVSLQRYITEDIIIQNYHIPAGTLVQLGLYAMGRDPKVFFRPEQYQPSRWLKTETHYFKSLGFGFGPRQCLGRRIAEAEMQIFLIHMLENFRVETQRHVDVQSTFELILVPDKPIILTLKPLHASR from the exons ATGGCCAGGTGGAGTATGTGGCACAAGCCTGTGACGCGGTCGGTGTCCTGGATAGAAGAACTGACCACGTCAGGTGGCCGCTGCAGCAGAAGCACTGTGGTCAAACAGGCGTgctcagagagcagcagcattGTCAAGCCGTTCAGTGAGATCCCTGGACTGTGGAAGAATGGGGTGGGAAACTTGTACAATTTCTGGAAACTTGACGGCTTCAGAAACCTTCACCGCATCATGTTGCACAACTTTAACACTTTCGGACCCATCTACAG AGAGAAAATTGGTTATTATGAAAGCGTAAATATCATAATTCCTGAGGATGCTGCCATCCTGTTCAAAGCGGAAGGCCATTATCCTAAAAGGCTGAAGGTTGAAGCGTGGACATTATACAGAGACTACAGGAATCGCAAATATGGAATTTTACTAAA AAATGGAGAGGAGTGGAGATCAAACCGAGTGATTCTCAACAAGGAGGTGATTTCTCCGAAGATGCTGGGAAACTTCGTGCCTTTGCTGGACGAAGTGGGCCAGGATTTTGTGACCAGAGTCAACAGAAAGATAGAGCGAAGTGGCCAAAACAGATggacctctgacctctctcaAGAACTCTTTAAATATGCACTAGAAT CGGTCAGCTCAGTGCTATATGGGGAGCGTCTGGGTTTGATGCTGGACTACATTGACCCTGAAGCTCAGCATTTCATCGACTGCATTACCCTCATGTTCAAGACCACCTCACCCATGCTGTACATACCTCCTCGTCTGTTGAAGCAGATTGGAGCAAAGGTGTGGCGTGACCACATGGAGGCTTGGGATGGGATATTTAACCAAG CGGACCGCTGCATCCAGAACATCTACAGGCAGTTGCGTCAGGAGACTGGCCCTTCAAAGAAATACCCAGGTGTCCTAGCTAGTCTGCTTATGCTGGACAAACTATCCATTGAAGACATTAAGGCCAGCGTCACTGAGCTAATGGCTGGAGGAGTAGACACA acctCTATAACACTGCTGTGGACGTTGTATGAACTAGCCAAGCACCCCAGCctccaggaggagctgagggcAGAGGTGGCTGCAGCTCGGGCTGCAGCCCAGGGAGACATGCTGGAGATGCTGAACAGGATTCCTTTGGTTAAAGGAGCACTGAAGGAAACGCTGAG GTTACATCCAGTTGCAGTGAGCTTGCAAAGATACATAACAGAAGATATCATTATTCAAAACTATCACATCCCAGCTGGG ACTTTGGTTCAGTTAGGACTTTACGCAATGGGAAGAGACCCCAAGGTGTTTTTTCGTCCAGAGCAGTATCAGCCCTCCCGCTGGCTGAAAACAGAGACGCACTACTTCAAAAGCCTGGGCTTCGGCTTTGGCCCCCGTCAATGTTTGGGCCGCAGAATAGCTGAGGCAGAGATGCAAATCTTCCTTATCCAT ATGCTTGAAAACTTCAGAGTGGAGACACAACGGCATGTGGATGTGCAGAGTACCTTTGAGCTTATTCTTGTACCAGACAAGCCGATAATATTGACTCTGAAACCTTTACATGCAAGTCGGTAA
- the stoml1 gene encoding stomatin-like protein 1: MFKQPYQLLPQRDSTTPRTPGLFVDIDSFTQRSYHKGLSFDYIPNVSENDFTDSSQGWLSWICNQIVIFLVYICTFLTFPITGWFVLKTVPNYQRIVVFRLGRVCPPKGPGIVLVLPLIDQWQKVDLRTRAFNIPPCQVNTQDGGVLSVGADIQFRIWNPVMSVVSVQDLNASTRMTAQNALTHSLSKKTVREIQIERVKLGDYLGMDINEMTRPWGLEVDRVELTLGSLLKAPEGDPSGPLIMPPSVPGLGGLSGPIQQLAMHFLSHSSTLKSQHEDSITFTDELSSEPQTVMTTPGSVEELLEGVKLLLSETLVRQVGACFQFDISSGDGQHHSYYVDLSQGSGAAGAGSLY; encoded by the exons ATGTTTAAACAGCCGTATCAGCTGCTCCCTCAGAGAGACTCCACCACTCCGCGGACCCCTGGCTTGTTTGTTGACATCGACAGTTTTACACAGCGCAGCTATCACAAAGGACTTTCATTTGACTACATCCCCAATGTTTCCGAAAACGACTTTACTG aTTCCTCCCAAGGATGGCTGTCTTGGATCTGCAACCAGATTGTCATCTTCCTCGTTTATATCTGCACCTTTTTAACCTTTCCTATAACAGGGTGGTTTGTACTCAAA ACTGTGCCGAACTACCAGAGGATTGTAGTGTTTCGTTTGGGTCGTGTTTGTCCCCCAAAGGGCCCTGGCATTGTCCTTGTGCTACCCCTCATAGACCAGTGGCAGAAAGTAGACCTGCGCACCCGTGCTTTCAACATCCCTCCATGCCAG GTTAATACCCAAGATGGTGGTGTGTTGTCAGTGGGAGCAGACATCCAGTTTAGGATTTGGAACCCCGTTATGTCAGTAGTGTCAGTCCAGGACTTGAACGCCTCAACCCGGATGACGGCACAGAATGCTTTGACCCACAGCCTGTCAAAGAAGACTGTCAGGGAGATCCAGATTGAGAGAGTTAAATTGGGAGACTATCTTGGG ATGGACATAAATGAGATGACTCGGCCCTGGGGGTTGGAGGTGGACAGGGTAGAGCTTACCCTGGGCTCACTTTTAAAAGCACCAGAAGGAGATCCCTCTGGACCTCTCATCATGCCTCCCTCTGTGCCTGGGCTGGGAGGCCTTAGTGGCCCCATTCAGCAGTTGGCCATGCACTTTCTGAGCCACAGTAGCACTTTAAAATCTCAACACG AGGACAGCATCACTTTCACAGATGAGCTCAGCAGTGAACCTCAGACAGTCATGACCACACCAGGTTCTGTTGAAGAGCTGCTCGAAGGCGTCAAACTCCTGCTTTCTGAAACTTTGGTTCGCCAGGTTGGGGCCTGTTTCCAGTTTGACATCAGCTCGGGAGATGGGCAACACCATAGTTACTATGTGGATTTAAGTCAAG gTAGTGGGGCAGCTGGAGCAGGGTCCTTGTACTGA
- the nr2e3 gene encoding photoreceptor-specific nuclear receptor isoform X3, protein MEDHMTKMNMFSSDNSSDFSDGAQSESSTTGKALGQGLLCKVCSDSSSGKHYGIYACNGCSGFFKRSVRRRLIYRCQAGTGRCPVDKAHRNQCQACRLKKCLQAGMNKDAVQNERQPRNTAHVSLDSVNTDTKTEHLATTQELTSSATYSSVICRPLVTSSVPSSATIQPCSNSSNNHRFMVSLLTAETCAKLEPEDVEENIDVTTNDSAKDQTSSDCRMSSYTSSCTESIYETSARLLFMSVKWAKNLPVFAHLPFRDQVILLEEAWSEMFLLCAIQWSLPMDSCPLLTLPDLSPTQQSKMGLPTADLRILEEVFSRFKALAVDPTEFACLKAIVLFKPETRSLKDPDQVENLQDQSQVLLGQHIHSVYPNQSSRFGRLLLLLPSLHFVSSEKIEHLFFHRTIGSTPMEKLLCDMFKN, encoded by the exons ATGGAGGATCATATGACCAAAATGAACATGTTTTCGTCTGACAACTCTAGTGACTTCTCAGATGGCGCTCAATcag AAAGTTCAACCACAGGTAAAGCTCTTGGCCAAGGCCTTCTTTGTAAAGTGTGCTCTGATTCAAGCAGCGGCAAACACTACGGCATTTATGCATGCAATGGCTGCAGTGGATTTTTCAAGCGCAGTGTGAGACGAAGACTCATCTACAG GTGTCAGGCTGGAACTGGCAGGTGCCCTGTTGACAAGGCTCATCGAAACCAGTGCCAAGCTTGTCGACTAAAGAAATGTCTCCAGGCTGGCATGAATAAAGATG CTGTGCAGAATGAGCGACAACccagaaacacagcacatgtcAGTCTGGACTCTGTAAATACGGACACTAAAACTGAGCACCTGGCCACCACACAGGAGCTCACCTCGTCTGCCACATACTCATCAGTCATCTGCAGACCTCTGGTCACTTCATCTGTCCCCAGTTCTGCCACCATCCAACCCTGCAGCAACTCCAGTAATAATCACCGCTTTATGGTCAGCCTGCTGACTGCAGAGACCTGTGCAAAACTGGAACCTGAGGATG TGGAAGAGAATATTGATGTGACAACCAATGATTCAGCAAAGGATCAGACTTCCTCCGACTGTCGTATGTCATCATACACCTCAAGCTGTACAGAGAGTATATATGAGACATCAGCACGACTCCTCTTCATGTCTGTCAAATGGGCAAAAAATTTGCCTGTTTTTGCTCACCTGCCATTTCGAGACCAG GTTATTCTCCTTGAAGAAGCGTGGAGTGAGATGTTCCTCCTGTGTGCCATCCAGTGGTCCCTACCTATGGACAGCTGTCCTCTTCTGACGCTTCCAGATCTTTCCCCCACACAACAATCCAAAATGGGCCTGCCCACAGCTGACCTGCGCATCCTGGAAGAGGTTTTTAGTCGCTTCAAGGCCCTGGCTGTTGACCCTACTGAGTTTGCCTGCCTGAAGGCCATTGTGCTGTTTAAACCAG AGACACGCAGCCTCAAAGATCCAGATCAAGTCGAGAATCTACAGGACCAGTCTCAGGTGTTGCTGGGTCAGCACATCCATTCAGTATATCCCAACCAGAGTTCCAG GTTTGGGAGACTGTTGCTTCTGCTACCATCCCTCCACTTTGTGAGCTCTGAGAAAATAGAACATCTGTTCTTTCACAGGACCATTGGCAGCACACCCATGGAGAAGCTGCTGTGTGACATGTTCAAAAACTGA
- the nr2e3 gene encoding photoreceptor-specific nuclear receptor isoform X1 yields the protein MEDHMTKMNMFSSDNSSDFSDGAQSVSAEESSTTGKALGQGLLCKVCSDSSSGKHYGIYACNGCSGFFKRSVRRRLIYRCQAGTGRCPVDKAHRNQCQACRLKKCLQAGMNKDAVQNERQPRNTAHVSLDSVNTDTKTEHLATTQELTSSATYSSVICRPLVTSSVPSSATIQPCSNSSNNHRFMVSLLTAETCAKLEPEDVEENIDVTTNDSAKDQTSSDCRMSSYTSSCTESIYETSARLLFMSVKWAKNLPVFAHLPFRDQVILLEEAWSEMFLLCAIQWSLPMDSCPLLTLPDLSPTQQSKMGLPTADLRILEEVFSRFKALAVDPTEFACLKAIVLFKPETRSLKDPDQVENLQDQSQVLLGQHIHSVYPNQSSRFGRLLLLLPSLHFVSSEKIEHLFFHRTIGSTPMEKLLCDMFKN from the exons ATGGAGGATCATATGACCAAAATGAACATGTTTTCGTCTGACAACTCTAGTGACTTCTCAGATGGCGCTCAATcag tctctgcagAAGAAAGTTCAACCACAGGTAAAGCTCTTGGCCAAGGCCTTCTTTGTAAAGTGTGCTCTGATTCAAGCAGCGGCAAACACTACGGCATTTATGCATGCAATGGCTGCAGTGGATTTTTCAAGCGCAGTGTGAGACGAAGACTCATCTACAG GTGTCAGGCTGGAACTGGCAGGTGCCCTGTTGACAAGGCTCATCGAAACCAGTGCCAAGCTTGTCGACTAAAGAAATGTCTCCAGGCTGGCATGAATAAAGATG CTGTGCAGAATGAGCGACAACccagaaacacagcacatgtcAGTCTGGACTCTGTAAATACGGACACTAAAACTGAGCACCTGGCCACCACACAGGAGCTCACCTCGTCTGCCACATACTCATCAGTCATCTGCAGACCTCTGGTCACTTCATCTGTCCCCAGTTCTGCCACCATCCAACCCTGCAGCAACTCCAGTAATAATCACCGCTTTATGGTCAGCCTGCTGACTGCAGAGACCTGTGCAAAACTGGAACCTGAGGATG TGGAAGAGAATATTGATGTGACAACCAATGATTCAGCAAAGGATCAGACTTCCTCCGACTGTCGTATGTCATCATACACCTCAAGCTGTACAGAGAGTATATATGAGACATCAGCACGACTCCTCTTCATGTCTGTCAAATGGGCAAAAAATTTGCCTGTTTTTGCTCACCTGCCATTTCGAGACCAG GTTATTCTCCTTGAAGAAGCGTGGAGTGAGATGTTCCTCCTGTGTGCCATCCAGTGGTCCCTACCTATGGACAGCTGTCCTCTTCTGACGCTTCCAGATCTTTCCCCCACACAACAATCCAAAATGGGCCTGCCCACAGCTGACCTGCGCATCCTGGAAGAGGTTTTTAGTCGCTTCAAGGCCCTGGCTGTTGACCCTACTGAGTTTGCCTGCCTGAAGGCCATTGTGCTGTTTAAACCAG AGACACGCAGCCTCAAAGATCCAGATCAAGTCGAGAATCTACAGGACCAGTCTCAGGTGTTGCTGGGTCAGCACATCCATTCAGTATATCCCAACCAGAGTTCCAG GTTTGGGAGACTGTTGCTTCTGCTACCATCCCTCCACTTTGTGAGCTCTGAGAAAATAGAACATCTGTTCTTTCACAGGACCATTGGCAGCACACCCATGGAGAAGCTGCTGTGTGACATGTTCAAAAACTGA
- the nr2e3 gene encoding photoreceptor-specific nuclear receptor isoform X2, producing the protein MEDHMTKMNMFSSDNSSDFSDGAQSEESSTTGKALGQGLLCKVCSDSSSGKHYGIYACNGCSGFFKRSVRRRLIYRCQAGTGRCPVDKAHRNQCQACRLKKCLQAGMNKDAVQNERQPRNTAHVSLDSVNTDTKTEHLATTQELTSSATYSSVICRPLVTSSVPSSATIQPCSNSSNNHRFMVSLLTAETCAKLEPEDVEENIDVTTNDSAKDQTSSDCRMSSYTSSCTESIYETSARLLFMSVKWAKNLPVFAHLPFRDQVILLEEAWSEMFLLCAIQWSLPMDSCPLLTLPDLSPTQQSKMGLPTADLRILEEVFSRFKALAVDPTEFACLKAIVLFKPETRSLKDPDQVENLQDQSQVLLGQHIHSVYPNQSSRFGRLLLLLPSLHFVSSEKIEHLFFHRTIGSTPMEKLLCDMFKN; encoded by the exons ATGGAGGATCATATGACCAAAATGAACATGTTTTCGTCTGACAACTCTAGTGACTTCTCAGATGGCGCTCAATcag AAGAAAGTTCAACCACAGGTAAAGCTCTTGGCCAAGGCCTTCTTTGTAAAGTGTGCTCTGATTCAAGCAGCGGCAAACACTACGGCATTTATGCATGCAATGGCTGCAGTGGATTTTTCAAGCGCAGTGTGAGACGAAGACTCATCTACAG GTGTCAGGCTGGAACTGGCAGGTGCCCTGTTGACAAGGCTCATCGAAACCAGTGCCAAGCTTGTCGACTAAAGAAATGTCTCCAGGCTGGCATGAATAAAGATG CTGTGCAGAATGAGCGACAACccagaaacacagcacatgtcAGTCTGGACTCTGTAAATACGGACACTAAAACTGAGCACCTGGCCACCACACAGGAGCTCACCTCGTCTGCCACATACTCATCAGTCATCTGCAGACCTCTGGTCACTTCATCTGTCCCCAGTTCTGCCACCATCCAACCCTGCAGCAACTCCAGTAATAATCACCGCTTTATGGTCAGCCTGCTGACTGCAGAGACCTGTGCAAAACTGGAACCTGAGGATG TGGAAGAGAATATTGATGTGACAACCAATGATTCAGCAAAGGATCAGACTTCCTCCGACTGTCGTATGTCATCATACACCTCAAGCTGTACAGAGAGTATATATGAGACATCAGCACGACTCCTCTTCATGTCTGTCAAATGGGCAAAAAATTTGCCTGTTTTTGCTCACCTGCCATTTCGAGACCAG GTTATTCTCCTTGAAGAAGCGTGGAGTGAGATGTTCCTCCTGTGTGCCATCCAGTGGTCCCTACCTATGGACAGCTGTCCTCTTCTGACGCTTCCAGATCTTTCCCCCACACAACAATCCAAAATGGGCCTGCCCACAGCTGACCTGCGCATCCTGGAAGAGGTTTTTAGTCGCTTCAAGGCCCTGGCTGTTGACCCTACTGAGTTTGCCTGCCTGAAGGCCATTGTGCTGTTTAAACCAG AGACACGCAGCCTCAAAGATCCAGATCAAGTCGAGAATCTACAGGACCAGTCTCAGGTGTTGCTGGGTCAGCACATCCATTCAGTATATCCCAACCAGAGTTCCAG GTTTGGGAGACTGTTGCTTCTGCTACCATCCCTCCACTTTGTGAGCTCTGAGAAAATAGAACATCTGTTCTTTCACAGGACCATTGGCAGCACACCCATGGAGAAGCTGCTGTGTGACATGTTCAAAAACTGA